GACACCAGGATGCGGATCAGGGCTCGATCGTCTGTGCCAAGGCCCTGCGGATGAAACCCAAACGTATCAACGATGCTGTATTACCAAGTCTCCGCCAGGCCTTTTGACTCATGTCGCACCTTTCAACACAAAAGGCTATTTAGAGAGCTCTAGGCTGGAATCACATTTCGtcagcctcatagcataattagTCTTATTttgccaaattgtgatatctaacctaactccACTCTCctaacgctgctgattcactgtgcctcattggctatatcctaagccaatcacgGAGCTTGTTACATAacataatcactatctgcctcATCACAAGTCATCTTTTTAATTTAGGAATAGGTATTAGGAAAATATGACTtgggcaattatgctatgagatTAACGGTTTTAAAGACACTTCAAGTCAGGTCATTCAATTCAAGGACATTCATTTAAAGTCAATGAAACATAGGCTAGTGCTAAGGAACCGAAAAATGTAATTAGATAAAGGGTTGTATGCATGTGCAACGCTGTGaaattgtctttgtgtgtattacTTTCTCTAGTGCACGGTGGTCAAAATCAGCCGTATAAAATAATTCACCTTCATGGCCTTGTACAAACGATCAGCAAAGTAGGACGGCTGGTTTTTGACACTACAGACTGCAGAGGAAACAGGTTGTGACAGGAAGAGCGGAGAGTTAGCGTTGTGTAGCTTTACACCACGCAATACAATATTAAGAGAATCATATACGGCCAGCCTTTCTTTAATCATTCCTTACCTATGGCATAAAAGGCATTCTTCACATCGCCAGACATTTCCTTCTTGATGATCTGTTCGATGTCCTTATTGGTGAATCGGACAAACTCCTGGAACACTGCACATAGTGAAGGCTCTTATCAAATTGCTTATTTGACTTGGCTTTTGTGACAGGTTAGGTTATTGTGCAATCTTTTTGAGAGTCTGTGACCCTTGGGGCGCTGGCTGACTGTTCTCCCTCTTTTACGTGTCCTTTTTATGGTACTTTATTTtcgaaggaaaataaaataattaaaaaggaTAACAAGGGAGAAGTGGAGAAGATGAGGACACTGATTCTGCGGCCACCTGCCGTCGGGAGAGGGCCTCAGAGTCCCAGGTTAGTATATATACCGATATGATCTGTGTTTTTACGGGTGAGGTTTTAGGATGAGGAATAAGGACCAGGTGGGGGGTAGTGAGGTTGCTGCTACTCACCTCTCCTGAGATGAGGGAAACTCCTGGTGCACAGAATGGTCTGGAACTTCATTTCCATGTCATCAGACTCTGCGTTACACGCGTCTGCAAGTTCCTGTCGAGTTAAAGCATAGCGACGAATAGGAGTATTATTCTTCTACCTTTAAAAAAACTATGGAGGCAACTGGTAAGATGCAGAGTATCTTATTGAGCCCAGTGGGaaatatttccaaaacagtACAACAGTACCACCGAAAAATATAAATGGATGAAATATATACATCTTGAGCACACTCTATCATAATTAATTTGACATGCACAGCTGTACTGAAAGGGCATTGAACCAATAGTCATCCAGCTGACCTGAGCATCGGCATCCGCTCTCTCTAAGTCCGCctcgccctcctctctccctccctggacACAACAACATCATGTGGATCATTTCGAAGATTTTCAAAAGCAACATGCAATTAAAGAAATGAAATGAGAGCCGTTCTCGGACCAAAGACGCGTTTCTTTACCTGCACCAAAGAAGTAAGGATGCGGCAGAAATGGCCACTGGTGTCCGACTGGATGTCTCCCTCCAAACTCTTCTTATAGGCTGCAATACACCACCCCCATGATCAGCTGTAGGGATTATGGGACGTAGGGATgacctcatgtgtgtgtgtgtgtctgtgaggaagCCCTGGGAGCTCACCACTACTGTAGGCAGCGTTCATGGCCTGGATCCCCTCGTTACTCCTGGTGACCAGGATCTCAATAAGAGCATGCTCGTCTGTTCCAACGCCCTGGGGAAAAGGATGAGGAGACATGTGTTGGTCAGCTTAGCTCAGGCGGTAGGGAgtttgtaaccgaaaggttgctagttcgatccccggctccgcctagctgagtgttgatgtgtccctgagcaggacacttaaccctaactgctcctgacgagctggctgtcgccatggttgactctgccgttggtgtgtgaattaaccgatgtaagtcgcatTGGATAAATGCGTACATAAATATGATTGTAATTGTATATGATTTGGATATGTTTTGCATAAGATCAaactaattatattatttttatatttatggaTAGGCCTATGAACagaaataattgtattattttgtaaataataaatgtttccAAAAATGCATGCCAATTTTTCATactaaaaaaaatatcaatgaTCCCTCACACTAAAACAACGTACTAGCGTAAATCCATTATTCGAGTGCATTTAGAAATGTTAAATGATCAGGAAGCCTTACAAACTTAATTGAACAGCGTGGCTAAAAACTAAAGGGCAGATCTGTAAAACCCCCAAAGATCTCAAACACAGGCGCTCATACCATACGCATCTAACCAGACTGCACACCGCATCTGACGGCCTGCCCTGTGGGTAGCTGACATGACAGTTGACCCATTTCCACAAAACGGAACAACCCTATGAAATAAATGTCTACTGTTGCTGCTTCTGACATTTTGTTGCAGGTCTCAGTACCTCGATGGCCTTCCTCATCATTTTGGCGTCAAACTCTGCGGGCGTCAGCATGAGTCCGATGACCAGCCTCTCAAGGTTCTTGGACAGCTCAGACTTGAGGTCCTTCATCAAGTCCTATAGAGAGAGAAGGACTACAGTAACAACAGGAGCGCACATAACAATGAACGATAACAACCTGATCCTATGAACCCTGGTCTTGACTGATCACACTTATTCCTCACCCTCCCCAGTAGAGATTTGAAGGTCTGCCGGATCTCTTGTCTTTGGGCATTGCTTCTACGTGCAATAATATCAATGATGACGTCTTCGTCCGTTCCTATTCACACAGAAGGCATCAAATTGATTAACACGTGTtggaaaaataatatataatattatgcaAAGAGTTatgttctgctgctgttgcataCCAAATCCTTTCATGGCTTTCCTCAGGGCCTGTGCATCAGCCGCGGGATCAAAATCTACTGCGGGCAAAAGGGTGGGCCTTAgcttgaggaggagaagaaaaatgATCAGAATTCAAAATGGCAGAGACAGACAACATGTGCAGCCTTAAAGCAGAGCAAAGCTGATTTCCCATGACATCACTAATCGTTAGTTACTTAATAGTTAGTTAGAAGTGTAGAGAGAATTGCACATGCAAAGATCTGCAAAAATACATGGGTGAGCTCGTGGCCTTGAAAGCATTACCACaacgaaaaaaattaaaaccgtTATAAGTATTAGCGATGGTTTCATGTTTCGCAACAGCAGAAAAACCTCAAACATTTTTCGTCTTCTCGACTCTTAACAAATTGCTACTTGTGGGGTTTTCAAGGCCAGGACTCCGTCAGCACAACAATGAGCATCTGTGTTTATTAGAAGCAGTTAGTAGAGAACGCTGTTTGTTAATCAAAATGCTGCGATCTCATCCGAGTGACATTTGCTGCGTGGGTTTGTTACGAGAAGGTGGCAAGAGTCAAATATGCGGGTTTCGCTCTGTGAGGTGAACAGCGTTCGGAGGCCTTCAACACTGAGACAAAGATGTTTGTTGTGCTCACACAACAATGCTGCTGCTACCAAACATTTTGGGCCACTGCACGCGTAGGTAGCCTGCGCTGCAGATCATTTTGGCAGGAACAGcaaaaaacaacatgcatgtcGTTGCCAAGCCAAGCTCAATGACACGTctaaagagggagggggacagggcACACCTTTACTTTGGTCATAGCACTTTGTTCCCACATCTTGTAAGCTATCTGAGCCGCTTCTGGGAAGAACTCTCCAGCTAAGCTGCAAAGACCAATGTGATAGCAAACGTCAAATTCCCACCCTAAACGCAGCCAGCACACTCAAAAGGAGTGAATGTTGTCACATCTTGTCACATTTAATTAGCATGGCATTGAATTGGTACAACAAGCTAGGCTATGTTTTACAGTCCAGCTATAAAGTCCAAGAAGTATTCCTCCCACTTTTGGAAGAGAGGCTGTCTATATTAAAGTGAATTTTCTGACGTGCTACAATGAGTGATAAGTGGGGTTTTAGTGCCACTGTGTGGCCACTAGAGTCCATGATAATAACTTACTCATCATCTCCGCCACAAAGTTGGAGAAGCGTCCTTTTGTAGTCCCCTGAAGTGTCCTCCTGAGATGATAATACAAATCACATGACACATTCAGTACAATTCAATTGAAACATATTTGACATGCAAAAATGTAGTTTTGATCCGTCACTATTTTCCCAAACCTTAATCATGTTATAGAGAGACTTTTCGTATCGGAGACGGAAACATTCCCGGATGTCCAACATGTCTATTTCGGAGCGAGCGATCATGATGCGGATCAGGGTGTTGTCGGCTGTACCAAGACCCTGCAGGGAGACGAAACAGGGATGTGCTGCAACGTTTAATTATTAAATTCCCCCATTTGTATGTATCAGATAACACATTTATATTCAGAGGGGTcctggaacagagagagaaagtccaGAACAACCCTTACatgcttaaaaaatatatattaaatttcTTAGTTGATACTTCATAGTCAACATTATATGTGTTGGCTTTAACCTCATTCCTGCATGTGACATATTCCAGCTGCCCTTgctaaaatgtattaaataaagGGGCGGCTGTGGCTCAGGTGGTAGAGCGGGCTGACTGGTTGTTAGTTCGGTCCCCGGCTCCCCCTGGctcagtgttgaggtgtccctgagcaagacactcaaCCCTAGCTGCTCCaggcgagctggctgttgccttgcacgGTTAACAACCATGTCGCtacgtgaatgtgtgtatgcatgggtgAACGTTAGGCAATaattgtaaagccctttgagtgACAACTGGTTTTAAAGGCGCTATATGAATGCAATCCATGTAGCAATGCAATAATAAATCCCAAGCAACACCTCCATAAAAACACTCATAAACAACAAGGTTTGGTGTTGGTCGTGTTGCTGAAGCATTCACCGTCAATGAACCATGATGTGGCATTGTCTGCACTCTGGGTGTTTACCTTCATGGACTTGTAAAGACGCCTGGCAAAGAACATGGACACACTTCGGATGCCATGGACTGTGGGAGACCAAGCACAGAAGGCcagtgtgaataaataaaaggagATCCCTATCACATCAACTActgctactcctcctccttctcctactactatcactactactgctcctcctcctcctcctcctcctcctcctcctcctcctcctcctcctactactatcactactactGCTCCTACTACTTCTAATACGACTACTGCTACTCATCCTCCCGCTGCAACTATCACTACTACTGCTCCTATTAACACTACTGCACCTTCTACTACTAGTGAtaccccttctcctcctgcaaCTATCAGTGCTGCTCCAGCTATTAATATTGCTACTTTCACTTCTGCACCCTACTACTACTTCCACTTCcactacccctacccctactaCGGCTACTGCTACTAGTCCAACTACTCTAAATAGCACTACTTGTTGGATGGGAAGGAAAACCTGAACCAGAGTGAACTCTCACCCACGGCCAGCATCACCCTCTCAAAGTCCCCTGACAGCTCACTCTTGATGCTGTCCTCTATGCTCTTCTCAGCAATCTTCTCGTACTGATCAAAAACTGTGGGGAGAATAATAAAGCACACAGACGCAGTAAATAAAGATACGATCAGAAGAGCTTTTGCGAAATCATCCATAAAAATGAAAAGAGCAACGTTGCAGAAAGTATTGATTACATCCATAAGTAGCAAGTGGCAGAGGAGTGGCTGGTATTATGTATTCTTTAAACAACAGCTTTGATTGTTCCGATGGCGACAAGTCGCGT
The window above is part of the Gadus macrocephalus chromosome 10, ASM3116895v1 genome. Proteins encoded here:
- the anxa6 gene encoding annexin A6 isoform X3, yielding MVFRGSITEAADFDATADSEALYNAMKGFGSDKEAILELVTSRSNAQRQEVIAAYKSSYGQDLIGDLKYELTGNFERLIVSLMRTPPQHDAKEIHDAVQGAGTNERCLIEVLASRNNQQIHDMVEAYKEAYGSDMEEDVVRETSGHFKKMLVVLLQGTRDESGVVDADLVEQDAQDLFAAGEEQWGTDEAKFIMILGNRSVTHLKMVFDQYEKIAEKSIEDSIKSELSGDFERVMLAVVHGIRSVSMFFARRLYKSMKGLGTADNTLIRIMIARSEIDMLDIRECFRLRYEKSLYNMIKEDTSGDYKRTLLQLCGGDDDLAGEFFPEAAQIAYKMWEQSAMTKVKLRPTLLPAVDFDPAADAQALRKAMKGFGTDEDVIIDIIARRSNAQRQEIRQTFKSLLGRDLMKDLKSELSKNLERLVIGLMLTPAEFDAKMMRKAIEGVGTDEHALIEILVTRSNEGIQAMNAAYSSAYKKSLEGDIQSDTSGHFCRILTSLVQGGREEGEADLERADADAQELADACNAESDDMEMKFQTILCTRSFPHLRRVFQEFVRFTNKDIEQIIKKEMSGDVKNAFYAIVCSVKNQPSYFADRLYKAMKGLGTDDRALIRILVSRSEVDLFNIRKEFKETQDESLHDFIQGDTSGDYRKTLLLLCGGED
- the anxa6 gene encoding annexin A6 isoform X1, with translation MVFRGSITEAADFDATADSEALYNAMKGFGSDKEAILELVTSRSNAQRQEVIAAYKSSYGQDLIGDLKYELTGNFERLIVSLMRTPPQHDAKEIHDAVQGAGTNERCLIEVLASRNNQQIHDMVEAYKEAYGSDMEEDVVRETSGHFKKMLVVLLQGTRDESGVVDADLVEQDAQDLFAAGEEQWGTDEAKFIMILGNRSVTHLKMVFDQYEKIAEKSIEDSIKSELSGDFERVMLAVVHGIRSVSMFFARRLYKSMKGLGTADNTLIRIMIARSEIDMLDIRECFRLRYEKSLYNMIKEDTSGDYKRTLLQLCGGDDDLAGEFFPEAAQIAYKMWEQSAMTKVKLRPTLLPAVDFDPAADAQALRKAMKGFGTDEDVIIDIIARRSNAQRQEIRQTFKSLLGRDLMKDLKSELSKNLERLVIGLMLTPAEFDAKMMRKAIEGVGTDEHALIEILVTRSNEGIQAMNAAYSSAYKKSLEGDIQSDTSGHFCRILTSLVQGGREEGEADLERADADAQELADACNAESDDMEMKFQTILCTRSFPHLRRVFQEFVRFTNKDIEQIIKKEMSGDVKNAFYAIVCSVKNQPSYFADRLYKAMKGLGTDDRALIRILVSRSEVDLFNIRKEFKETQDESLHDFIQVETMVGDTSGDYRKTLLLLCGGED
- the anxa6 gene encoding annexin A6 isoform X2: MVFRGSITEAADFDATADSEALYNAMKGFGSDKEAILELVTSRSNAQRQEVIAAYKSSYGQDLIGDLKYELTGNFERLIVSLMRTPPQHDAKEIHDAVQGAGTNERCLIEVLASRNNQQIHDMVEAYKEAYGSDMEEDVVRETSGHFKKMLVVLLQGTRDESGVVDADLVEQDAQDLFAAGEEQWGTDEAKFIMILGNRSVTHLKMVFDQYEKIAEKSIEDSIKSELSGDFERVMLAVVHGIRSVSMFFARRLYKSMKGLGTADNTLIRIMIARSEIDMLDIRECFRLRYEKSLYNMIKEDTSGDYKRTLLQLCGGDDDLAGEFFPEAAQIAYKMWEQSAMTKLRPTLLPAVDFDPAADAQALRKAMKGFGTDEDVIIDIIARRSNAQRQEIRQTFKSLLGRDLMKDLKSELSKNLERLVIGLMLTPAEFDAKMMRKAIEGVGTDEHALIEILVTRSNEGIQAMNAAYSSAYKKSLEGDIQSDTSGHFCRILTSLVQGGREEGEADLERADADAQELADACNAESDDMEMKFQTILCTRSFPHLRRVFQEFVRFTNKDIEQIIKKEMSGDVKNAFYAIVCSVKNQPSYFADRLYKAMKGLGTDDRALIRILVSRSEVDLFNIRKEFKETQDESLHDFIQVETMVGDTSGDYRKTLLLLCGGED